The Desulfuromonas versatilis genome has a segment encoding these proteins:
- the prfB gene encoding peptide chain release factor 2 (programmed frameshift): MFREEKESLKQLQVKLNELRGYLDVDAKKERVAEMEAEIARPEFWNLGDQAQELLKERTRLQKIVEGWEGAAQELEDLLVLVELGEEGEDEETLAEVRGLLPELEQRVGKMEFARMLSGEHDPNNAILSINAGAGGTEAQDWAEMLLRMYLRFCETKGFKTEITDYQPGEEAGVKGVTFTVEGDYAYGFLKAEIGIHRLVRISPFDSNARRHTSFCSVFVFPELSDDIEVEINEKDLKVDTYRSSGAGGQHVNKTDSAIRITHIPSGIVVACQNERSQHKNRATAMKQLKARLYELELRKKEEESAALSADKKEIAWGSQIRSYVLHPYRLVKDHRTGYEVGNTDAVLDGDIEDFIEAYLLSKK; encoded by the exons ATGTTCCGTGAAGAAAAAGAAAGTCTGAAACAACTTCAGGTCAAGCTCAATGAGCTGAGGGGGTATCTT GACGTCGACGCCAAGAAAGAGCGCGTCGCCGAAATGGAAGCCGAAATCGCCCGCCCCGAGTTTTGGAACCTGGGCGACCAGGCACAGGAGCTGCTCAAGGAGCGCACCCGGCTGCAGAAAATAGTCGAAGGCTGGGAGGGCGCTGCCCAGGAGCTCGAGGACCTGCTGGTGCTGGTTGAACTGGGCGAGGAGGGCGAGGACGAAGAGACCCTGGCCGAAGTCCGCGGCCTGCTGCCCGAGTTGGAGCAGCGGGTGGGGAAAATGGAATTCGCCCGCATGCTCTCCGGCGAGCATGATCCCAACAACGCCATCCTCAGCATCAACGCCGGCGCCGGCGGCACCGAGGCCCAGGACTGGGCCGAAATGCTGCTGCGCATGTACCTGCGTTTCTGCGAGACCAAGGGGTTCAAGACCGAGATCACCGACTACCAGCCCGGTGAGGAGGCTGGGGTCAAGGGGGTGACCTTCACCGTCGAGGGGGATTACGCCTACGGCTTCCTGAAGGCGGAGATCGGCATCCATCGCCTGGTGCGCATTTCGCCCTTCGACTCCAACGCCCGGCGTCACACCTCGTTCTGTTCGGTCTTCGTGTTTCCCGAGCTCTCCGACGATATCGAAGTCGAGATCAACGAGAAGGATCTCAAGGTCGACACCTACCGCTCGAGCGGGGCGGGGGGGCAGCATGTCAACAAGACCGACTCGGCGATCCGCATCACCCACATCCCCTCCGGGATCGTGGTGGCCTGCCAGAACGAGCGCAGCCAACACAAGAACCGGGCCACGGCCATGAAGCAGCTCAAGGCTCGGCTTTACGAACTGGAGTTGCGGAAAAAAGAGGAAGAGTCCGCCGCCCTGAGCGCAGACAAGAAGGAGATCGCCTGGGGCAGCCAGATCCGCTCCTATGTGCTGCACCCCTACCGGCTGGTCAAGGACCATCGAACCGGGTACGAGGTCGGCAACACCGATGCGGTGCTGGATGGCGATATCGAGGATTTCATCGAAGCCTACCTGCTGAGCAAAAAGTAG
- the lysS gene encoding lysine--tRNA ligase — MEELNDILLQRRKKMEDLREQGINPYANDFPVEHTAAQVAAAHADQDAAALESCSERYVLGGRIMARRDFGKAAFVQLQDRSGRIQVYIGKDKVGEEAFEQFRRFDLGDVIGVAGTPFRTKTGELSLRADQVRILTKSLQPLPEKWHGLTDVETRYRQRYVDLMVNPEVGEVFRKRSRIIGLIREFMQQRDFLEVETPMMQPIAGGATAKPFITHHNTLKMDLFLRIAPELYLKRLVVGGFERVFEINRNFRNEGISIQHNPEFTMMEFYQAYATYHELMDLTEELICHLAQEVVGSLKFTYGEREVDLTAPWDRLTVRESIVKYGKVDPAVLEDREKLLQYARSLGLELDSNIGHGKLLTEIFDEVVEPKLWNPTFITEYPTEVSPLSRKNDERPEVVDRFELFVVGRELANAFSELNDPLDQKERFVKQLAEKEAGDEEAHAMDEDYIRALEYGLPPTAGEGIGIDRLVMLLTNSASIRDVILFPQLRPEGR, encoded by the coding sequence ATGGAAGAACTCAACGATATCCTGCTTCAGCGCAGGAAGAAGATGGAGGACCTCCGGGAGCAGGGGATCAACCCCTACGCCAACGATTTCCCGGTTGAACATACGGCGGCCCAGGTGGCTGCCGCCCACGCCGACCAGGACGCCGCAGCCCTCGAGAGCTGCAGCGAGCGCTATGTGCTCGGCGGGCGGATCATGGCCCGGCGCGACTTCGGCAAGGCGGCCTTCGTTCAACTGCAGGACCGCAGCGGCCGTATCCAGGTTTATATCGGTAAGGACAAGGTGGGCGAAGAGGCTTTCGAGCAATTCCGCCGTTTCGATCTCGGCGATGTCATCGGCGTGGCCGGAACCCCCTTCCGGACCAAGACCGGCGAGCTCTCCCTGCGCGCCGACCAGGTGCGCATCCTGACCAAGTCGCTGCAGCCGCTGCCGGAAAAATGGCACGGGCTCACCGACGTGGAGACCCGCTACCGGCAGCGTTACGTCGACCTGATGGTCAACCCCGAGGTGGGCGAAGTGTTCCGCAAGCGCAGCAGGATCATCGGCTTGATCCGCGAGTTCATGCAGCAGCGCGATTTCCTCGAAGTCGAAACCCCGATGATGCAGCCGATCGCCGGGGGCGCGACCGCCAAGCCGTTCATCACCCACCACAACACCTTGAAGATGGACCTGTTTCTGCGTATCGCTCCCGAGCTCTACCTGAAGCGCCTGGTGGTCGGCGGCTTCGAGCGGGTCTTTGAAATCAACCGCAATTTCCGCAACGAGGGGATCTCCATCCAGCACAACCCGGAATTCACCATGATGGAGTTCTACCAGGCCTATGCCACCTACCACGAGCTGATGGACCTCACCGAGGAGCTCATCTGCCACCTGGCCCAGGAGGTGGTGGGCAGCCTGAAGTTCACCTACGGGGAGCGCGAGGTGGACCTTACCGCGCCCTGGGACCGGCTTACCGTGCGCGAGTCGATCGTCAAGTACGGCAAGGTCGATCCTGCCGTTCTCGAGGACCGCGAAAAACTGCTGCAGTATGCCCGCTCCCTCGGCCTTGAGCTCGACAGCAATATCGGCCACGGCAAGCTGCTCACCGAGATTTTCGACGAGGTGGTCGAGCCCAAGCTGTGGAACCCGACCTTTATCACCGAGTATCCCACCGAGGTTTCGCCCCTTTCGCGCAAGAACGACGAGCGCCCTGAGGTGGTGGATCGCTTTGAGCTGTTCGTCGTCGGCCGGGAGCTGGCCAACGCCTTTTCCGAGCTCAACGACCCGCTCGACCAGAAGGAGCGCTTCGTCAAGCAGTTGGCCGAAAAAGAGGCGGGCGACGAAGAGGCGCATGCCATGGACGAGGACTACATTCGGGCTCTCGAATACGGGCTGCCGCCCACCGCTGGCGAAGGGATCGGCATCGACCGGCTGGTGATGCTGTTGACCAACTCCGCCTCGATTCGCGATGTGATTCTCTTCCCGCAGCTTCGGCCGGAAGGCCGGTAG
- a CDS encoding Ig-like domain-containing protein, whose product MTLLQKLTGYLLLPLALVGALAFAGCGGGEGDLDPPSLTLQGGVFRTPIQTTSITLEGAVEPGATVEVFLNDNEIDSGQILVIGGDWSATVNNLVVGANVIEVRATDDIGNNNSLALVVVREVVTIEQFVSPTPDGAQTVSGRVAADNTVAVSISDAAGTVVSEGAAQISGVAWSYDITGLPQDGDYVLVATATDGAGVANTASVTLNVLADAPLLTLDPFVPEVSSASHDFSGAYSGQSISLFLNGVEVDEFTQDGANWSFSATALPIGENTLLVTVTGADLTTASGTTSVLFKP is encoded by the coding sequence ATGACGCTGCTCCAGAAACTGACCGGATATCTGCTGCTCCCGCTGGCCCTGGTCGGGGCCCTGGCCTTCGCCGGGTGCGGTGGGGGCGAGGGGGATCTCGACCCGCCGTCCCTGACCCTGCAGGGGGGCGTGTTCCGGACCCCGATCCAGACCACCTCCATCACCCTGGAGGGAGCCGTGGAGCCGGGGGCGACGGTGGAGGTTTTCCTCAACGACAATGAAATCGATTCCGGGCAGATCCTGGTGATCGGTGGTGACTGGTCGGCCACGGTCAACAATCTCGTGGTGGGCGCCAACGTGATCGAGGTGCGGGCTACCGATGATATCGGCAACAACAACTCGCTGGCGCTGGTGGTCGTGCGCGAGGTGGTGACCATCGAACAGTTCGTGTCGCCCACCCCGGACGGGGCGCAGACGGTCAGCGGGCGGGTGGCGGCCGACAATACGGTCGCTGTCAGCATCAGCGATGCTGCCGGGACGGTGGTCTCGGAAGGGGCTGCCCAGATCAGCGGGGTTGCCTGGAGCTATGACATCACCGGTCTCCCCCAGGATGGCGATTATGTGCTGGTCGCCACCGCGACCGACGGGGCCGGGGTGGCGAACACCGCTTCGGTGACTCTCAATGTCTTGGCCGATGCTCCCCTGCTGACCCTCGACCCGTTCGTCCCCGAGGTCAGCAGCGCCAGCCACGATTTTTCCGGAGCCTATTCGGGCCAGTCCATCAGCCTGTTTCTCAACGGAGTGGAGGTCGATGAGTTCACCCAGGACGGGGCCAACTGGTCATTTTCGGCAACCGCCCTTCCCATTGGGGAGAACACCCTGCTGGTGACGGTCACCGGCGCCGACCTGACGACGGCCAGCGGCACGACCTCGGTATTGTTCAAGCCCTGA